One Pseudodesulfovibrio cashew DNA window includes the following coding sequences:
- a CDS encoding cytidylyltransferase domain-containing protein — protein sequence MACNEVIAIIPARGGSKGIPRKNIRELCGKPLVAYSIETALAAKQIHRVIVSTDDEEIAEVSRRYGAEVPFLRPREMATSVSNVAEAFNYTVEKLYGWLPDDIGVVALYPTHPFRTPAMLDKIAGLHEQGYDSVITVRHLEARGNSLLRIDPAEGRLRPTLARGDVRRRDAGIRCSRPYGLASFFQFKPSKRQYLYGIRDRISLIDIDYEEDFLLAEEIVQRGLFDFGIGQ from the coding sequence ATGGCCTGCAATGAAGTCATCGCCATCATCCCGGCACGGGGTGGGTCCAAGGGCATACCCAGGAAAAATATTCGGGAGCTTTGCGGCAAGCCGCTTGTGGCCTACTCCATAGAGACCGCCCTGGCCGCGAAGCAGATTCATCGGGTTATCGTTTCCACTGACGACGAGGAGATCGCAGAGGTCTCCAGGCGCTACGGGGCGGAGGTGCCTTTCCTGCGGCCCAGGGAAATGGCGACGAGCGTTTCCAACGTTGCCGAGGCATTCAACTACACTGTGGAGAAGCTGTACGGTTGGCTGCCTGACGATATCGGCGTGGTCGCCCTGTACCCCACCCATCCGTTCCGCACTCCGGCCATGCTTGACAAGATCGCCGGGCTCCACGAGCAGGGGTACGACAGCGTAATCACGGTGAGACACCTAGAGGCCAGGGGCAATTCCCTGCTGAGGATCGATCCGGCCGAGGGTCGGTTGCGTCCCACCCTTGCCCGGGGCGACGTCCGGCGCAGGGACGCCGGCATCCGTTGCAGCCGTCCCTACGGGCTGGCGTCCTTCTTTCAGTTCAAGCCTTCGAAACGGCAGTATCTCTACGGTATTAGGGACAGGATAAGCCTGATCGACATAGACTACGAAGAGGATTTTCTCCTTGCCGAGGAGATCGTGCAGAGAGGCCTCTTCGATTTCGGGATCGGCCAATGA
- a CDS encoding class I SAM-dependent methyltransferase codes for MTFSQEQKAFHADSDAARFHNRKANPFIRVREQRLAQALLQSVGQCERLVEIGCGEGSNLDYYREVFPPAFLAGVDFSAEKVAFAAANTEAEYFCGDALALPLRDGSFDVAVCRDLLHHVDHNRLGVVREALRVVRPGGKVVFLESNGRTPLNLLFQYAYPVERGLRNSTPATLKALCSEHGQVELQFVECSLLVRAAGFVLGWPGLALRWLAYPLYGVCAGVEKLLETVMPRRKWAYMLVVLTRPEQ; via the coding sequence CAGGAAAGCCAACCCGTTCATTCGTGTCCGCGAACAGCGGCTCGCACAGGCCTTGCTTCAGTCCGTCGGCCAATGCGAAAGATTGGTGGAGATCGGCTGCGGCGAAGGGAGCAACCTCGACTATTACAGGGAGGTCTTTCCTCCGGCTTTTCTGGCGGGCGTGGATTTTTCGGCCGAAAAGGTGGCTTTTGCGGCGGCGAACACCGAAGCGGAGTATTTCTGCGGCGACGCGTTGGCCCTGCCGTTGAGGGACGGTTCCTTTGACGTCGCAGTCTGCCGGGATCTGCTGCACCATGTGGACCACAACCGGCTCGGTGTGGTCAGGGAGGCGCTCAGGGTGGTCCGCCCGGGCGGTAAGGTGGTGTTCCTGGAGTCTAACGGCAGGACGCCTTTGAACCTCCTTTTCCAGTATGCGTATCCCGTTGAACGCGGGCTCCGCAACTCCACTCCCGCCACCTTGAAGGCCCTGTGCAGCGAACACGGGCAGGTCGAACTGCAATTCGTTGAGTGCAGTTTGCTCGTCCGGGCCGCCGGTTTTGTCCTGGGTTGGCCCGGGCTCGCGTTGCGCTGGCTTGCATACCCTCTATACGGGGTGTGCGCCGGAGTGGAGAAATTGTTGGAAACGGTCATGCCCCGGCGCAAGTGGGCATACATGCTTGTGGTCCTGACCAGACCGGAGCAGTGA
- a CDS encoding DegT/DnrJ/EryC1/StrS family aminotransferase — translation MSNDTQPEIIPLVDLKAQYRNIKNEVDAAMLSTAERASFIKGPDHEPFAEEFASFCGGGHTALCGNGTDALYLALYETVGHGDGSEEIITTTHTFIATAEAIVRAGYKPVFVDIDPASYLLDVDQVEKAIGLKTKAIIPVHLYGRMAPMDRLMAVADKHGLTVIEDAAQAHGALYKGKGPGKWGAAACFSFFPGKNLGAYGDGGAVFSEDETLVERIRSFANHGRDTKYLHDRYGVNSRLDGMQASVLRAKLPHLAGWTRQRQNVAALYDELLSGVDGIVCPETDADTNHVYHLYVIRVNDAETRERVLEGLKSEGVMAGIHYPVPLHEQPAFAHMAHAPEDFPVAHAAAQRIISLPLYPEISEAQVRRVAETLKRLVAKVQA, via the coding sequence GTGAGTAACGATACGCAACCTGAAATCATCCCGCTGGTCGACCTCAAGGCCCAGTACCGGAATATCAAGAACGAGGTCGACGCGGCCATGCTGAGCACCGCGGAGCGGGCCAGCTTTATCAAGGGCCCGGATCACGAACCTTTTGCCGAGGAGTTCGCCTCCTTCTGCGGCGGCGGACACACGGCCCTGTGCGGCAACGGCACGGACGCCCTCTACCTCGCCCTGTACGAGACCGTGGGGCACGGTGACGGCTCCGAAGAGATCATCACCACCACCCACACCTTCATCGCCACGGCCGAGGCCATTGTCCGCGCCGGATACAAGCCGGTGTTCGTGGATATCGACCCGGCCTCCTACCTGCTTGACGTGGACCAGGTGGAGAAGGCCATCGGTCTGAAGACCAAGGCCATCATCCCGGTGCACCTCTACGGTCGCATGGCGCCCATGGACCGGCTCATGGCCGTGGCCGACAAGCACGGGCTGACCGTCATCGAGGACGCGGCCCAGGCCCATGGAGCCCTGTACAAGGGCAAAGGACCGGGCAAATGGGGCGCGGCCGCCTGCTTCAGCTTCTTCCCCGGCAAAAACCTCGGCGCCTACGGCGACGGAGGAGCCGTCTTCTCCGAGGACGAAACACTGGTGGAGCGCATCCGCTCCTTCGCCAATCATGGCCGCGACACCAAATATCTCCACGACCGGTACGGCGTGAACTCCCGGCTAGACGGCATGCAGGCCTCGGTGCTCCGGGCCAAGCTGCCCCACCTAGCCGGGTGGACCAGACAGCGCCAGAACGTGGCAGCCCTGTATGACGAGCTGTTGTCCGGCGTGGATGGCATTGTCTGCCCGGAAACGGACGCCGACACGAACCACGTCTATCACCTGTACGTGATCAGAGTGAACGATGCGGAAACACGGGAGCGTGTGCTGGAAGGACTCAAGTCCGAGGGAGTCATGGCCGGGATACATTATCCGGTGCCCCTGCATGAGCAGCCCGCGTTCGCCCACATGGCACATGCGCCTGAAGACTTCCCGGTGGCCCACGCCGCAGCGCAGCGGATCATTTCCTTACCGCTATACCCGGAGATATCGGAGGCGCAGGTCAGGCGGGTGGCCGAAACCCTGAAGCGTCTGGTGGCCAAAGTTCAGGCATAG
- the asnB gene encoding asparagine synthase (glutamine-hydrolyzing) — protein sequence MCGIFGVFPRRGGEVGAGVLERMSSALLSRGPDHAGYHREPGFGMGMDRLAILDPAKGNQPIYSADGRYCIVYNGEIYNHLELRPELERAGYVFRTGCDTETVLNAFLHHGEACLGLFNGMFAFAVWDSLKRRLFLARDSFGIKPFYYAETEDAFCFASQPKALLGLAGPVRPGWVAIGRYFRLGYVPSPDCAFQGMAKIPAGHFAWVEEKTVSLKRYFQPEYGGGPALSEGELVHTLEEKLEQAVNRELLSDVPIGLFLSGGLDSSAVAAHAARLSSGGIRSYALKFSEGTHDESADAALVARHLGLEHREIPMSGALLMDAFEAVGKALDEPFADSTVLPLYVISKAAAREIKAVLTGWGGDEIFAGYPTYKAHHLARYYRMLPGFIGNGLLPAAVNRLPVSEKYMSFEFKAKRFVRGMDLTPLEQHAVWMEYFSRDELAGLFREEPYGEMAAVDVLMEDAIRAMPSGETLDNVLALDARFFLEGNGLFQADRVTMMASLEGRVPLLNTDLVKWVNAIPAGRKMPRGKLKHLLKKAMEGRLPESILNKPKKGFGPPTSAWIRGELADVVEALFEPDKIEAQGVFHGGTIRRLLKEHREFRRDHGRKIWALAGFQVWYDNFVANGAA from the coding sequence ATGTGCGGCATTTTCGGCGTGTTTCCCCGAAGAGGGGGTGAGGTCGGTGCGGGCGTGCTCGAGCGCATGAGCTCCGCTCTGCTCTCGCGTGGCCCGGATCATGCGGGCTATCATCGCGAGCCGGGCTTCGGCATGGGCATGGACCGGCTCGCCATTCTTGATCCGGCCAAAGGCAATCAGCCGATTTACTCCGCAGACGGCAGATACTGCATTGTCTACAACGGAGAGATCTACAACCATCTGGAGCTTCGCCCGGAGTTGGAGCGCGCCGGCTACGTCTTTCGGACCGGCTGCGACACGGAGACCGTGCTCAACGCCTTTCTGCATCATGGCGAGGCCTGTCTCGGGCTGTTCAATGGCATGTTCGCCTTTGCCGTGTGGGACTCGCTGAAACGCCGCCTGTTTCTTGCCAGGGACAGCTTCGGAATCAAGCCGTTCTACTATGCGGAGACGGAAGACGCCTTCTGTTTTGCTTCCCAGCCCAAGGCGCTGCTGGGTCTGGCCGGGCCTGTTCGCCCGGGCTGGGTGGCCATAGGCCGGTATTTTCGATTGGGCTATGTCCCCAGCCCGGATTGCGCTTTTCAAGGCATGGCCAAGATTCCGGCCGGACATTTCGCGTGGGTCGAAGAGAAGACCGTGTCGCTCAAGCGGTATTTCCAACCCGAGTACGGCGGCGGACCGGCCCTCTCGGAAGGAGAACTCGTCCATACGCTGGAAGAGAAGCTCGAACAGGCCGTTAACCGGGAATTGCTCAGCGACGTCCCCATCGGGCTTTTCCTGAGCGGAGGGCTGGACTCGTCCGCAGTGGCGGCCCATGCGGCAAGGCTCTCTTCCGGCGGCATCCGCTCCTATGCGCTCAAGTTCAGCGAAGGCACCCACGACGAGTCAGCGGACGCGGCCCTGGTGGCCCGTCATCTCGGTCTGGAGCACCGGGAGATACCCATGTCCGGGGCGTTGCTCATGGACGCCTTCGAGGCCGTGGGCAAGGCGCTGGACGAGCCTTTTGCCGACTCCACGGTCCTGCCCCTGTACGTGATCTCCAAGGCTGCTGCGCGCGAGATCAAGGCCGTCCTGACCGGGTGGGGTGGCGACGAAATCTTTGCGGGATACCCGACTTACAAGGCGCACCATCTTGCCCGCTACTACCGGATGCTGCCTGGATTCATTGGCAATGGGCTCCTGCCCGCCGCAGTCAACCGGCTTCCCGTGTCGGAAAAGTACATGAGCTTCGAATTCAAGGCCAAGCGGTTCGTGCGGGGCATGGACCTGACCCCACTTGAACAGCATGCGGTCTGGATGGAATATTTCAGCCGGGACGAACTGGCCGGGCTGTTCCGGGAGGAGCCATACGGGGAAATGGCGGCGGTGGATGTCCTGATGGAGGACGCGATCCGGGCCATGCCTTCGGGCGAGACGCTGGACAACGTCCTGGCCCTGGATGCACGATTTTTCCTTGAGGGGAATGGACTGTTCCAGGCCGACAGGGTAACCATGATGGCCTCGTTGGAGGGCCGGGTCCCGCTGCTGAACACGGACCTGGTCAAGTGGGTCAACGCCATCCCGGCAGGACGGAAAATGCCGCGCGGCAAGCTCAAGCATCTGCTGAAAAAGGCGATGGAGGGACGACTGCCGGAGAGCATCCTCAACAAGCCGAAAAAGGGGTTCGGCCCGCCCACTTCGGCGTGGATCAGAGGTGAGCTGGCCGATGTCGTGGAAGCACTTTTCGAGCCGGACAAGATAGAGGCTCAGGGCGTTTTTCATGGCGGGACCATCCGGCGTCTGCTGAAGGAGCACCGTGAGTTCCGGCGCGATCACGGCAGGAAGATCTGGGCCTTGGCCGGGTTCCAGGTCTGGTACGACAACTTTGTGGCAAACGGTGCGGCGTGA